One window of Quercus robur chromosome 12, dhQueRobu3.1, whole genome shotgun sequence genomic DNA carries:
- the LOC126710124 gene encoding 50S ribosomal protein 6, chloroplastic, with protein sequence MLISAIFGTSVLVVPNSCAFKTGGTKVAPWGGSGRGGGDGGVGLVIECSSRPQKKATAHHMKTRPRKTQPWDIKRKPTVYPSLPDLPPDWTLVSSGLDDASQLEEVEVAVAVADAVDSSPPPPMSSQAPPTTD encoded by the coding sequence GGGACGAGCGTGTTGGTGGTGCCGAATTCATGTGCATTTAAGACTGGTGGGACTAAGGTAGCCCCATGGGGTGGCAGTGGCAGAGGCGGAGGCGATGGTGGTGTGGGGTTGGTGATAGAGTGCTCGTCGAGGCCACAGAAGAAGGCTACGGCGCACCATATGAAGACGAGGCCACGAAAGACACAGCCATGGGACATAAAGCGTAAACCCACTGTGTATCCTTCTCTGCCTGACTTACCTCCTGACTGGACTCTCGTTTCTTCTGGCTTAGATGATGCTTCTCAACTTGAAGAAGTTGaagttgctgttgctgttgctgaTGCTGTTGactcttctcctccacctcctaTGTCTTCACAAGCACCACCCACAACTGActag